Proteins encoded in a region of the Oscillatoria salina IIICB1 genome:
- a CDS encoding DMT family transporter: protein MGLIIALIALSITAILIRICLQENSANTIVFNRLWMASLCFGVLNGISQFRTPKSNQSSELPNQSSESESSYKIGDILLFVGVAIFHLSGRLLWTISIGQTSIANANVLGSLTPLFVTLGAWLFLKQRFDSRFLLGLLLAIVGTTVLAYEDFFKSSSSFIGDSIALSSSLFYAVNFLILEKLRVKFNVEIILFWRCCLGAIFMLPVVLIWEEQYFPIGWTGWLAIVCLALICEVVGHGLVVYSLKHFSSSFVSLVLLLDPIVAGILAWIIFAEHLSVFNVVGFAIIMQGIYLAKTGQGADKSNDTTEDLASQTTEELEPINEGEQLSLF from the coding sequence ATGGGATTGATTATTGCACTAATAGCACTTTCTATAACAGCAATATTGATCAGAATTTGTCTTCAAGAAAATAGTGCTAATACAATTGTTTTCAACCGTCTTTGGATGGCTAGTTTATGTTTTGGTGTATTGAATGGAATTAGTCAATTCCGCACGCCAAAATCAAATCAGTCCTCCGAATTACCAAATCAATCCTCTGAATCAGAATCGTCCTATAAAATAGGAGATATTTTACTTTTTGTAGGGGTTGCAATCTTTCATTTATCAGGCAGATTACTTTGGACTATATCCATAGGTCAAACCAGCATAGCTAATGCTAATGTCTTAGGCTCCTTAACACCATTATTTGTTACCCTAGGAGCATGGTTATTCTTAAAGCAGCGTTTTGATTCTCGTTTCTTGCTTGGTCTATTACTTGCTATAGTAGGAACGACAGTTTTAGCGTATGAAGATTTCTTCAAATCAAGCAGTAGTTTTATCGGAGATTCGATTGCTTTATCGTCTTCCTTATTTTATGCAGTTAACTTTCTCATTCTCGAAAAACTGCGAGTTAAGTTTAACGTAGAAATCATCCTATTTTGGCGTTGTTGTTTAGGCGCAATTTTTATGCTTCCAGTCGTCCTAATCTGGGAAGAGCAATATTTTCCAATTGGTTGGACGGGATGGTTAGCTATTGTTTGTTTGGCATTGATCTGTGAAGTAGTGGGACATGGTTTAGTAGTCTATAGTCTCAAGCACTTTTCTTCAAGCTTTGTTTCTTTAGTTTTACTTCTCGACCCCATAGTTGCTGGTATTTTAGCTTGGATAATTTTTGCCGAACACTTAAGTGTTTTTAACGTAGTGGGTTTTGCAATAATAATGCAAGGAATCTATCTAGCCAAAACTGGTCAAGGTGCTGATAAATCAAACGATACAACAGAAGATCTAGCCAGCCAGACAACAGAAGAGCTAGAACCGATAAACGAAGGTGAACAATTAAGTTTGTTCTAA
- a CDS encoding HAD family hydrolase, with protein sequence MKISDEKKKHFYQITTLFVLTIAFISYLLSQNLVAQAQTIDPLPSWNQGIAKTSIIEFVNRVTTEDSPDFVPLEDRIAVFDNDGTLWPEEPFIQMMFVKERLKLMVKTFPSLQDKQPFKAALEDDNDYFDTHKRETGMIVFAAAFANMPEKEYQAEVKAFFAKANHPTLNILYTEVAYQPMVELMEYLRNNDFQTWICSAGALDFIRAISLKMYGIPPQQVIGSSTIKELTAKDGKLVLWRKDELNLYNDQLAKPVSIDLFIGKQPIFVAGNVRSEGDIGMLTYSQIQENPSFQLLIDHDDKQREFAYSEPGDVSLNAARKNNWQVVSMKNDWKLIFNSK encoded by the coding sequence ATGAAAATATCTGACGAGAAGAAAAAGCATTTTTACCAAATAACTACCTTATTCGTTCTGACGATCGCCTTTATTAGTTATTTACTTTCGCAAAATTTAGTTGCCCAAGCCCAAACAATCGATCCTCTCCCCAGTTGGAATCAAGGAATTGCCAAAACGTCAATAATTGAATTTGTAAACCGGGTTACCACAGAAGACAGTCCTGATTTTGTTCCTCTAGAAGATCGCATTGCCGTTTTTGATAATGATGGTACCCTTTGGCCCGAAGAACCTTTTATTCAAATGATGTTTGTTAAGGAACGGTTAAAATTAATGGTAAAAACCTTTCCGAGTTTACAAGACAAACAACCGTTTAAAGCCGCATTAGAAGATGATAACGACTACTTTGATACTCATAAAAGAGAAACAGGAATGATAGTATTTGCTGCCGCTTTTGCTAATATGCCCGAAAAGGAATATCAAGCAGAAGTAAAAGCTTTTTTTGCTAAAGCTAATCATCCTACCCTAAATATTCTTTATACTGAGGTTGCTTATCAACCGATGGTAGAATTAATGGAATATTTACGGAATAATGACTTTCAAACTTGGATTTGTTCGGCAGGTGCATTGGATTTTATTCGGGCAATTTCTTTAAAAATGTATGGGATTCCACCTCAACAAGTAATTGGCAGTTCTACCATCAAAGAATTAACTGCAAAAGATGGTAAATTGGTACTTTGGCGAAAAGATGAACTTAATTTATATAACGACCAGCTAGCGAAACCAGTTTCCATCGATCTCTTCATTGGTAAGCAACCTATTTTTGTAGCTGGAAATGTTCGCTCAGAGGGAGATATTGGAATGTTAACTTATTCTCAGATACAAGAAAACCCCTCTTTTCAATTACTGATCGATCATGATGACAAACAGCGAGAATTCGCTTACTCAGAACCAGGTGATGTTTCTTTGAATGCAGCACGAAAAAATAACTGGCAAGTTGTCAGTATGAAAAATGATTGGAAATTGATCTTCAATAGTAAGTAA
- a CDS encoding vWA domain-containing protein, translating into MVEDRDYTLIIDKSGSMSTQDQPGGKSRWQAVQESTLALARKCEQFDPDGITVYLFSGRFRRYDNVTSDKVSQVFAENDPMGRTDLASVLQDALNNYFQRKAAGQTKPNGETILVITDGEPDDRKAVMRTIIEASRQIDRDEELGISLIQVGTDKMATEFLKALDDQLQSAGAAFDIVDTITMDDMEEVTLAEVLLNAVID; encoded by the coding sequence TTGGTGGAAGATCGCGATTATACCCTAATTATTGACAAAAGTGGCAGTATGTCCACTCAAGACCAGCCAGGAGGTAAAAGTCGCTGGCAGGCTGTACAAGAGTCTACGCTGGCGTTAGCGAGAAAGTGCGAACAGTTTGACCCGGATGGGATTACAGTTTATTTGTTTTCTGGGCGGTTCAGACGTTACGATAATGTGACTTCGGATAAGGTTTCTCAAGTTTTTGCGGAAAACGATCCGATGGGGCGTACCGATCTGGCTTCGGTGTTACAAGATGCTTTGAATAATTATTTTCAGCGTAAGGCAGCAGGACAAACGAAGCCGAATGGAGAAACAATTTTAGTGATTACTGATGGGGAACCTGACGATCGCAAAGCGGTGATGCGGACGATTATTGAGGCTTCGCGTCAAATCGATCGCGATGAGGAGTTGGGTATTTCTCTGATTCAGGTTGGTACAGATAAAATGGCAACTGAGTTTCTCAAGGCTTTGGATGACCAGTTACAAAGTGCGGGGGCGGCTTTCGATATTGTCGATACGATTACGATGGATGATATGGAAGAGGTGACTCTGGCTGAGGTTTTGCTGAATGCTGTTATTGATTAA
- a CDS encoding aspartate aminotransferase family protein gives MTDFIDFELKEIISNDRLHQVTEIKQIVTDKTKVNSNELREIDREYLSWGDTVHYQKRPIIVNGCQGGLIFDDEGHSYIDTGMWHSSCNFGYRNPEIETAVVKQMGILPQANGDFLHQEKLLIAKEVVNAIYERTGVKGRVSFNVGGALVVEDALKIVRKNTGKNKVAVMMGAYHGRSLGTLNLSSSHRYREYYNEFPEKSIMFPFANCQQCFYEKERESCDLYCAKMIRKAFSNEYYGIASVNSSEVGAVVIEPCQGRGYTIPPKDFYRNFVEDLKQRNILVIDDEIQVGMYRTGKLFAFEHFGFVPDIITLSKSFTNGLSPVSLVWAREDLVHPEKFTPGHAHSNFANHPLGTASALASWRYMLAQNYETSIPQKSQYFLEQLQTLQARYPFVYSVDGLGLLLNMVFADEKGQPYNNSANLAAAIAQDNDFIWDNQTWRMILQTGGYNLNVIKLAPHLDITYEEIDRMIGVLNQVLQKLGKELR, from the coding sequence ATGACTGACTTTATTGATTTTGAGTTGAAGGAGATAATTTCCAATGATAGACTACATCAAGTAACAGAAATAAAACAAATAGTTACTGACAAAACTAAAGTTAATAGTAATGAGCTTCGGGAAATCGATCGAGAATATCTTTCCTGGGGAGATACAGTACATTATCAGAAAAGACCGATTATTGTTAATGGCTGTCAAGGCGGACTCATTTTTGATGATGAAGGACACTCCTACATAGACACAGGAATGTGGCATTCTAGCTGTAACTTTGGTTATCGAAATCCTGAAATTGAAACAGCAGTTGTCAAACAAATGGGGATTTTACCTCAAGCAAATGGAGATTTTTTACACCAAGAAAAATTATTAATTGCCAAAGAAGTTGTTAATGCGATTTATGAAAGAACGGGAGTAAAAGGTCGAGTTTCTTTCAATGTTGGTGGAGCTTTAGTTGTTGAAGATGCCCTAAAAATCGTCCGCAAAAATACAGGAAAAAATAAAGTAGCGGTAATGATGGGAGCCTATCACGGGCGTTCTTTAGGAACCCTTAATCTTTCGAGCAGCCATCGCTATCGGGAATATTATAACGAATTTCCAGAAAAGTCGATTATGTTTCCCTTTGCTAACTGTCAGCAATGCTTTTACGAAAAAGAGCGAGAAAGCTGCGATCTCTACTGTGCCAAAATGATTCGGAAAGCATTTTCTAATGAGTATTATGGCATTGCTAGTGTTAACAGTTCAGAAGTAGGTGCTGTTGTCATCGAACCCTGTCAAGGTCGAGGTTATACCATTCCCCCTAAAGACTTTTACCGCAACTTTGTTGAAGACTTAAAACAGCGAAATATTCTCGTAATTGATGATGAGATTCAAGTCGGTATGTATCGCACGGGAAAACTATTTGCTTTTGAACACTTTGGCTTTGTACCCGATATAATTACCCTCAGTAAATCCTTTACCAATGGATTAAGTCCAGTAAGTTTAGTTTGGGCGAGAGAAGACTTAGTACATCCGGAAAAATTCACCCCTGGTCATGCTCATAGTAACTTTGCTAATCATCCTCTAGGAACTGCTTCTGCCTTGGCTTCATGGCGTTATATGTTAGCACAGAACTATGAAACATCAATCCCCCAAAAAAGTCAATATTTTCTTGAGCAATTACAAACACTTCAAGCTCGTTATCCCTTTGTGTATAGTGTGGATGGGTTAGGATTATTGCTCAACATGGTATTTGCTGATGAGAAAGGGCAACCCTACAACAATTCAGCCAATTTAGCTGCCGCGATCGCCCAAGATAATGACTTTATTTGGGATAATCAAACTTGGCGGATGATTCTGCAAACTGGCGGTTATAATTTGAATGTTATTAAATTAGCCCCTCATCTTGATATCACTTACGAAGAAATCGATCGGATGATTGGGGTATTAAATCAAGTTCTACAAAAATTGGGCAAGGAGTTAAGATGA